One genomic region from Desulfurispira natronophila encodes:
- a CDS encoding phasin family protein has protein sequence MSMESRIKDLFMFGLGSALMTREKVESIVDEFSKHSEMTREEARSFVENTIAKGKEERDQAESKVRELIREIIEELNLATKEDLEKLRQEMQGKQ, from the coding sequence ATGTCCATGGAAAGCCGCATAAAAGATCTCTTCATGTTCGGACTGGGCAGCGCCCTTATGACTCGTGAAAAAGTCGAATCTATTGTCGACGAATTCTCCAAACACAGCGAAATGACCCGTGAAGAAGCTCGCTCATTTGTTGAAAACACTATTGCCAAAGGCAAGGAAGAGCGCGATCAGGCAGAGAGCAAGGTGCGGGAGCTTATCCGCGAAATCATCGAAGAACTCAACCTGGCAACAAAGGAAGACCTGGAAAAACTGCGCCAGGAAATGCAAGGTAAGCAGTAG
- a CDS encoding NAD(P)/FAD-dependent oxidoreductase, giving the protein MNRQIQITIPYGCNLAQAICQQETSLQPEQISDVRIIKRSIDARQRHKAIREILTLEYALDGEKLHRPTLEDTPTCQQIQRLQTQKPATDPIIIVGAGPAGLLCAYTLSRAGIPVEVIEQGNAVEQRQRDVQTFWQGGELKPQSNVQFGEGGAGTFSDGKLTTRIKSPHRDFILQLLVQSGAPENILWDAKPHVGTDILQKVLQRLRRELVDQGVIFKFGSHFQGLCWHAEAHQAIIDGIARPFNRLVLAVGNSARSTFQQLRKPLQLESKPLAIGVRIEHPRNLIDKRQYGKWHQQMPAAEYQLRTSCAQRGVYSFCMCPGGIVVNASSEPEHVCVNGMSYHNRQSPYSNSAIVVTVDQKDFASSAPLAGMEYQRHIEAACFRASGSYAPPAMGAMDFIQQRHATSYATSTAPHAHFCNIAPLLPAPVVQALRLALPVFQQKIPGFIEEGVLIAPETRTSSPVRFPRDPVARHSTVSHRIFPCGEGAGYAGGIVSAAVDGVNTAMAILTQTP; this is encoded by the coding sequence ATGAATAGACAGATTCAAATTACCATTCCCTATGGCTGCAACCTGGCGCAGGCCATATGTCAGCAGGAAACCTCACTGCAACCTGAGCAAATCAGTGATGTGCGCATCATTAAACGCAGCATAGACGCCCGTCAACGCCACAAAGCCATACGTGAAATACTCACTCTTGAGTACGCCTTGGACGGGGAAAAACTGCACCGTCCAACCCTGGAGGATACGCCGACCTGCCAGCAGATCCAGCGCCTGCAAACCCAAAAGCCTGCTACTGATCCCATAATTATTGTCGGCGCTGGACCAGCAGGGCTTTTGTGCGCCTACACCCTGAGCCGAGCCGGCATACCCGTGGAGGTCATAGAGCAAGGAAATGCAGTTGAGCAAAGGCAGCGGGACGTGCAAACCTTCTGGCAAGGTGGAGAGTTAAAGCCGCAATCAAATGTCCAGTTCGGTGAAGGAGGAGCAGGCACATTTAGTGACGGAAAACTTACTACTCGCATAAAAAGCCCCCATCGAGACTTTATCCTGCAGCTGCTGGTACAATCAGGGGCTCCTGAAAACATCCTGTGGGACGCCAAACCCCATGTAGGCACCGACATACTACAAAAGGTTTTGCAAAGACTGCGTCGTGAGCTGGTTGACCAAGGTGTTATCTTCAAGTTCGGAAGTCATTTTCAGGGTTTATGCTGGCATGCTGAAGCACACCAGGCAATCATAGACGGCATCGCACGCCCTTTTAACCGCTTGGTGCTGGCAGTTGGCAACAGTGCACGCTCTACATTTCAACAATTGCGCAAACCACTGCAGCTTGAATCCAAACCACTTGCCATTGGAGTACGCATAGAGCACCCCCGCAATCTTATCGACAAACGTCAATACGGCAAGTGGCATCAACAAATGCCAGCGGCAGAGTATCAACTGCGCACCAGTTGCGCACAGCGAGGGGTATATTCGTTCTGCATGTGCCCTGGAGGGATTGTGGTTAATGCCAGCTCTGAGCCAGAGCATGTCTGCGTCAACGGCATGAGCTACCATAACCGCCAAAGTCCCTACTCAAACAGCGCTATTGTGGTAACAGTAGACCAAAAAGACTTTGCCAGTTCAGCTCCCTTGGCGGGAATGGAGTACCAACGCCACATAGAGGCTGCTTGCTTCCGCGCCTCAGGAAGCTACGCCCCCCCGGCTATGGGTGCAATGGACTTCATCCAGCAACGCCATGCAACCTCTTACGCAACCAGCACAGCCCCTCATGCCCACTTTTGCAACATAGCTCCCCTGCTACCCGCTCCCGTTGTCCAGGCCCTTCGCCTGGCACTGCCAGTTTTCCAGCAAAAAATACCCGGTTTTATAGAGGAAGGAGTGCTTATAGCACCGGAAACCCGCACCTCAAGCCCGGTTCGTTTTCCACGTGATCCTGTGGCGCGCCACAGTACTGTCAGCCATCGGATTTTTCCCTGTGGCGAAGGTGCCGGATACGCCGGTGGGATTGTCAGCGCTGCTGTAGATGGTGTCAACACCGCCATGGCGATTCTCACACAGACCCCTTGA
- a CDS encoding poly-beta-1,6-N-acetyl-D-glucosamine N-deacetylase PgaB: MHYRTFFYAILTCLTTTIISPATASPIHGKVAQISYVEMKSSADLETLFRNLHREGYGTVILRIFHNRHDRYLTTTADTGNLPDAGVYFPTEYAPVIQDLTTPAVEQARRYDMQLFAWLGTRRADWLPPQNKLKDPVTDRLSLYAPGSIPYLQQLFSDLARTGVNGILIQDDLVYRTHDELPAGVNVQNYRGYTPEYRQIANKRALIINQTLEAILDSVHQVNPHCKVWFNIYYENGTNPDHALMWLAQDLELLAKLPIDRFSIMSYHRQIAQELNLSPMEAVFQTARIIKNIAATVGYQRIIPKIQTEDFVTGESVPLTEVQALERLLPPSVPVAYMPVRRTP; encoded by the coding sequence ATGCACTACCGAACGTTTTTTTACGCTATACTCACCTGCCTGACCACAACTATCATTTCTCCTGCTACAGCTTCACCAATACATGGCAAAGTGGCCCAAATATCGTATGTGGAAATGAAGTCCTCGGCCGACTTAGAGACACTATTTCGCAACCTCCACCGGGAAGGTTATGGCACCGTAATATTGCGCATCTTCCACAATCGCCACGACCGTTACCTGACAACAACAGCTGATACCGGGAATTTACCTGACGCAGGTGTCTATTTTCCAACAGAATACGCGCCAGTAATACAAGATCTGACAACACCAGCCGTTGAGCAAGCGCGCCGCTACGACATGCAGCTTTTCGCCTGGCTTGGCACCAGGCGGGCGGACTGGCTGCCACCCCAAAATAAACTCAAAGATCCGGTAACCGATCGCCTCTCACTTTATGCGCCTGGAAGCATCCCTTACCTTCAACAGCTCTTTTCCGACCTCGCCCGCACTGGTGTTAATGGCATCCTGATTCAGGACGACCTGGTCTATCGCACCCACGATGAGCTCCCTGCTGGCGTCAATGTACAGAACTACCGCGGCTACACACCAGAATATCGGCAGATAGCCAATAAGCGAGCACTCATTATCAATCAAACGCTGGAAGCTATTCTTGACTCCGTGCATCAAGTTAACCCTCACTGCAAAGTGTGGTTCAATATTTATTACGAAAATGGCACTAATCCTGATCACGCCCTTATGTGGCTGGCTCAGGATCTTGAGCTCCTGGCAAAGCTTCCGATTGATCGTTTTTCGATAATGAGCTACCACCGTCAAATCGCCCAAGAGCTGAACCTAAGCCCAATGGAAGCTGTATTTCAAACAGCCCGTATCATCAAAAATATAGCCGCAACCGTTGGCTACCAGCGAATTATTCCCAAGATTCAGACCGAGGATTTTGTTACCGGAGAGAGCGTGCCGCTTACGGAGGTTCAGGCCCTTGAGCGCCTTCTTCCACCCAGTGTCCCCGTTGCCTATATGCCAGTCAGGCGAACACCCTGA
- a CDS encoding tetratricopeptide repeat protein has translation MRRFGMAAVLSFLALLVGCASQQSMKGYYVFEDDGITVDYYAPFEADSTYHYLLYNIYRNYGDQELALEHFQKSIGATKAPSAELLMELSALYSVQGDQQQAISTLEQAIQINSQEPDLYKLLSMYYYQDHDYLRAREAMYEAISFGQSRGDDYLFYAEILEKIGDYEAMIQALEELREVQTDNYVAHYSLGLAYSRLEKYEKAIESIERAIDIRGGNTLSYRFSMARIALEMGDVDQAQAYYYHIYEESSHAGERSRLGYTMRILDTLLEIHNYDLLREFSLHILEDNPQWLWATEYCALGTYGGTEVLPIGPCYATASPLGSTSSHYPTMLVAKYLLEGGAEHEQRLVSHMSDPDYQGSTVRALKPFIDVDAYLQRFDNAPDVLRVLEAVSDDRRERITFGISLGGMLGDVQMQYEYASKLYSEFPDYASILQLGWAYYELGDVRQALHVTEPYALSDDAPASLLNFVGYLMVDERIAIHRGGEYIRRAIDQEGDNPYYIDSLAWFYYRNGDYVNARIFIERAIELLDEHNLEPDDSIIYDHAGDIYRRLGDDYRAFSWYVRSYALGEDNAVLAKMRAIRHSLIP, from the coding sequence ATGAGACGCTTCGGGATGGCTGCTGTACTTTCCTTTTTGGCTTTGCTGGTTGGATGCGCTTCGCAGCAGTCTATGAAGGGGTATTACGTCTTTGAGGATGATGGCATCACTGTTGACTACTATGCCCCCTTTGAGGCTGATAGCACCTACCACTACTTGCTTTATAATATATATCGTAACTATGGTGATCAGGAACTGGCTTTGGAGCATTTCCAGAAAAGTATTGGGGCTACCAAGGCACCAAGTGCCGAGCTGTTGATGGAGCTGTCCGCTCTTTACTCCGTCCAGGGTGACCAGCAGCAAGCTATATCTACCCTTGAGCAGGCCATTCAAATTAACTCTCAAGAGCCTGATTTATACAAGTTGCTTAGCATGTATTACTATCAAGATCACGATTATCTGCGTGCACGGGAAGCCATGTACGAGGCAATATCTTTTGGTCAGTCGCGTGGTGATGATTACCTTTTCTATGCCGAAATACTGGAAAAAATCGGTGATTATGAAGCCATGATTCAGGCACTGGAGGAGTTGCGGGAGGTTCAAACTGATAACTATGTGGCTCACTACTCCCTTGGTTTGGCCTACTCCCGGCTGGAAAAGTACGAAAAGGCGATTGAAAGTATAGAGCGTGCTATTGATATAAGAGGCGGTAACACGCTTTCCTACCGTTTTTCCATGGCACGTATAGCTTTGGAGATGGGTGACGTCGATCAGGCTCAGGCTTACTACTATCACATATATGAAGAAAGCAGTCATGCAGGTGAGCGATCACGGCTTGGCTATACCATGCGGATACTGGATACGTTGCTGGAAATTCACAATTACGATCTTTTGCGAGAGTTTTCTCTGCATATTCTTGAGGATAATCCCCAATGGTTGTGGGCCACGGAGTACTGTGCCCTGGGGACCTATGGTGGTACCGAGGTGCTGCCGATTGGACCCTGCTACGCCACGGCATCACCTCTTGGCTCAACATCCAGTCATTATCCTACCATGTTGGTCGCCAAGTATCTGCTTGAAGGCGGTGCTGAACATGAACAGCGACTGGTGAGTCATATGTCTGATCCTGATTATCAGGGTTCGACCGTTCGTGCCCTGAAGCCCTTTATTGATGTTGATGCCTACTTGCAAAGATTTGATAACGCTCCTGATGTTTTGCGAGTACTTGAGGCGGTAAGTGATGATCGAAGGGAACGCATTACTTTTGGTATTAGCCTGGGGGGGATGTTGGGCGATGTGCAGATGCAGTATGAATATGCCAGCAAGCTGTATTCAGAATTTCCCGACTATGCTTCTATATTACAGCTTGGCTGGGCATACTACGAGCTGGGAGATGTTCGGCAGGCGCTTCATGTGACTGAGCCCTATGCCCTTTCTGACGATGCTCCAGCTTCACTATTGAATTTTGTGGGTTATCTTATGGTGGATGAGCGTATTGCTATCCATCGTGGTGGTGAATACATTCGGCGTGCCATCGATCAGGAAGGAGACAACCCTTACTACATTGACAGTCTCGCCTGGTTTTATTACCGCAATGGTGATTACGTTAATGCACGTATATTTATTGAGCGTGCCATAGAGCTGCTTGATGAACACAACCTCGAACCTGATGACAGTATCATTTATGACCACGCTGGCGATATCTACCGTAGGCTGGGTGACGATTATCGAGCTTTTTCCTGGTATGTGCGTTCGTACGCTCTGGGTGAGGACAATGCGGTATTAGCCAAGATGCGTGCCATACGTCATTCGCTGATTCCCTGA
- a CDS encoding 4-(cytidine 5'-diphospho)-2-C-methyl-D-erythritol kinase, with protein MNSYPFQARSYAKINLFLRVLGRRKDGYHQLESLMAPVSLYDDLAFATGPEFTYEGPQWLNNCENLIYRAWELLQKHYGIGGLRVAHRKNIPAGGGMGGGSSNAAATLSAAAQLYRLNLGYRELAPLALQLGADVPFFLRCTPALARGVGEDLMDVPLPPQHVVLINPGYGVSTPAVYRNLGLSMGAQVAKPGNFEVSDEDLWKLSHLVELCYNDLEIGARPLMPDLDVMREALLQNGALCSRLSGSGSTVFGLYADRESAQQARELIASALPEASVYAVQTLPPLTEAHAGV; from the coding sequence ATGAACTCGTACCCGTTTCAGGCCAGGAGCTACGCTAAAATAAATCTGTTTTTGCGGGTTCTGGGGCGCCGGAAAGATGGCTATCATCAACTGGAGAGCCTGATGGCACCCGTGAGTCTCTATGATGATCTGGCTTTTGCGACGGGTCCTGAGTTTACTTATGAGGGTCCCCAATGGCTGAATAATTGTGAAAATCTGATATATCGCGCCTGGGAGCTCTTACAAAAGCACTATGGAATAGGTGGGTTGCGGGTGGCTCATCGCAAAAATATTCCTGCTGGTGGGGGCATGGGAGGTGGTAGCTCTAACGCCGCTGCTACTCTCAGTGCAGCGGCGCAGCTCTATCGCCTGAACCTTGGCTACCGGGAGTTGGCACCGCTGGCGCTGCAGCTTGGCGCAGATGTCCCCTTTTTTCTGCGCTGTACCCCGGCACTGGCGCGGGGTGTGGGTGAGGATTTGATGGATGTCCCACTTCCACCCCAGCATGTAGTGCTTATAAACCCTGGGTACGGTGTTTCCACGCCAGCGGTATATCGCAATCTGGGCCTGTCGATGGGCGCACAGGTAGCGAAGCCTGGTAACTTTGAGGTGTCAGATGAGGATTTGTGGAAGCTGTCCCATCTTGTTGAACTTTGCTACAATGATTTGGAAATTGGTGCCAGACCACTCATGCCAGATCTTGACGTCATGCGGGAGGCTCTGCTACAAAATGGCGCTCTCTGCAGTCGCCTTAGTGGCAGTGGATCTACGGTATTTGGCCTCTATGCTGACCGGGAGTCGGCGCAGCAGGCCAGGGAGCTCATTGCATCAGCGCTGCCGGAAGCATCTGTGTATGCAGTGCAGACACTGCCCCCTCTGACAGAAGCACATGCGGGAGTTTGA
- the ubiE gene encoding bifunctional demethylmenaquinone methyltransferase/2-methoxy-6-polyprenyl-1,4-benzoquinol methylase UbiE, with protein sequence MNEEHSKDTSDTSNRQQLPDSEKVQQMFETIAPRYDFLNRLLSGRRDVAWRRKAVACLKWSERSSILDVATGTADVALEIARQTKENVKVVGVDFSDNMLSIGKSKVSASRYSHRINLQLADAQDLPFDEDIFDSSIIAFGIRNVPDRAKALREMVRVVRPGGRVVVLEFTTPDFAPMRALYHFYFFRLLPFIGGMVSGRRDAYEYLPESVIRFPSRDEFCQTMQAAGLEEVTCKNLTFGVACLHVGTVPLSAKQ encoded by the coding sequence ATGAACGAAGAGCACTCAAAAGATACCTCAGATACCTCCAACAGGCAGCAGCTGCCCGATAGTGAGAAAGTTCAACAGATGTTTGAAACTATCGCACCTCGTTACGACTTTCTCAATCGTCTGCTCAGTGGCAGAAGGGATGTAGCTTGGAGACGTAAGGCGGTGGCATGCCTCAAGTGGTCGGAGCGCTCCAGTATTCTCGATGTGGCTACCGGCACGGCGGATGTCGCCCTGGAGATTGCTCGGCAGACCAAGGAGAATGTCAAGGTTGTCGGCGTCGACTTTAGTGATAATATGTTGTCCATTGGAAAAAGCAAGGTTAGTGCTTCCCGCTATTCGCACCGCATCAATTTGCAACTTGCGGATGCACAGGATTTACCCTTTGATGAAGACATTTTTGACTCATCAATCATAGCTTTTGGTATTCGCAATGTGCCGGACCGGGCCAAGGCGCTGCGGGAAATGGTGCGTGTGGTGCGTCCGGGTGGCCGGGTGGTGGTACTTGAGTTCACCACACCAGACTTTGCTCCTATGCGCGCACTTTACCACTTTTATTTTTTTCGTCTGCTTCCGTTCATTGGTGGTATGGTCTCTGGAAGGCGTGATGCCTATGAGTACTTGCCAGAGTCGGTAATCCGATTTCCGTCACGGGATGAGTTTTGCCAGACTATGCAGGCAGCGGGCCTTGAGGAGGTTACTTGTAAAAATCTCACCTTTGGGGTGGCCTGCTTGCATGTAGGTACGGTGCCTCTTTCGGCTAAACAGTAA
- the pckA gene encoding phosphoenolpyruvate carboxykinase (ATP), producing the protein MSTSVALSADSLGLKSVGKIFHNLSYEELHNHEIRNNEGKVSSNGTMMVDTGKFTGRSPKDKYFVKQDPSAQHIAWGNINKPVSAEVFDELYTLVTDHLSGKDVYVTDGFVGSNEKTRRNIRVISEISWQSHFCKNMFIRPTESELASFKPEFTIYNACKVVNSKWQEHGMNSDVFVIFNIEKNIAIIGGTWYGGEMKKGVFTMMNYWLPLENILSMHCSANVGSTGDVCLFFGLSGTGKTTLSTDARRKLIGDDEHGWDDDGIFNFEGGCYAKTINLDPDSEPEIYNAIKRDALLENVVYDEDGVVNYEDSSKTENTRVSYPIFHIDNYEPTLKGGHPNNIIFLTCDAFGVLPPVSKLTREQAMYYFLSGYTAKVAGTERGVTEPQATFSACFGEAFLPLHPTAYAKLLGQKMQKHEVNAYLVNTGWTGGGYGVGKRMSIKATRACINAILDGKINEGSFEVMNVFGLHMPKQIEGVDDNILNPRNVWDDKDAYDATTRKLAQMFIDNYRKYISQDTSYDFSQAGPQL; encoded by the coding sequence ATGAGCACATCTGTCGCACTGAGCGCCGATTCCTTGGGTTTGAAAAGCGTAGGTAAGATTTTCCATAACTTAAGCTACGAGGAACTCCATAATCACGAGATTCGCAACAATGAAGGTAAGGTTTCTTCCAATGGAACCATGATGGTGGATACGGGGAAGTTTACTGGACGTTCTCCCAAGGACAAGTATTTTGTCAAACAGGATCCATCAGCCCAGCATATCGCTTGGGGTAATATCAACAAGCCTGTCAGTGCTGAAGTGTTTGACGAGCTCTACACACTTGTTACTGATCACCTCAGTGGCAAGGATGTTTATGTGACCGATGGCTTTGTCGGTTCAAATGAAAAGACCCGTCGCAATATACGCGTTATCTCTGAGATTTCCTGGCAATCTCACTTTTGCAAAAACATGTTTATACGACCAACCGAGAGTGAGCTTGCCAGCTTTAAGCCAGAGTTCACCATATACAATGCTTGCAAGGTGGTTAACAGCAAGTGGCAGGAACACGGCATGAACTCTGACGTGTTCGTTATATTCAATATTGAGAAAAACATAGCTATCATTGGCGGCACGTGGTATGGCGGCGAGATGAAAAAGGGTGTATTTACCATGATGAACTACTGGCTGCCCCTGGAGAATATCCTCTCTATGCACTGTAGCGCCAATGTGGGTAGCACCGGTGATGTGTGCCTCTTTTTTGGGTTGTCCGGCACGGGCAAGACCACTCTTTCTACTGATGCCCGTCGCAAACTCATTGGTGATGACGAGCACGGCTGGGATGATGACGGCATCTTCAACTTTGAGGGTGGCTGTTATGCCAAGACCATTAATCTTGATCCTGATAGTGAGCCAGAGATTTATAACGCCATCAAGCGCGATGCGTTGCTGGAAAATGTAGTTTATGATGAAGACGGTGTCGTAAACTACGAAGACTCCAGCAAAACCGAGAACACTCGCGTCTCTTACCCCATCTTCCACATTGACAATTATGAGCCAACCCTCAAGGGTGGACATCCCAATAATATTATCTTCCTCACCTGCGACGCATTCGGCGTTTTGCCTCCTGTTTCCAAGCTCACCCGTGAACAGGCCATGTACTATTTCCTCAGCGGCTACACTGCCAAAGTTGCCGGAACCGAGCGTGGTGTAACTGAACCTCAGGCAACCTTCTCGGCCTGCTTTGGCGAGGCCTTTTTGCCTTTGCATCCTACGGCCTACGCCAAATTGCTGGGGCAAAAAATGCAAAAGCATGAAGTTAATGCCTACCTGGTAAACACTGGCTGGACTGGTGGTGGCTATGGTGTAGGTAAGCGCATGAGTATCAAGGCTACTCGTGCCTGTATTAATGCTATTCTGGATGGTAAGATTAATGAGGGCTCCTTTGAGGTGATGAACGTCTTTGGACTGCATATGCCAAAACAGATTGAAGGCGTGGACGACAACATTTTGAACCCTCGCAATGTATGGGACGACAAGGATGCCTATGATGCAACGACACGCAAATTGGCTCAGATGTTTATCGATAACTATCGCAAGTATATCAGCCAGGATACCTCCTATGACTTTAGTCAGGCAGGCCCCCAGCTCTGA
- a CDS encoding tRNA-dihydrouridine synthase: MLKPLLLRHQTVTTPLFMAPVAGVTNTPFRIIVGESGCPQTFTEMVSSEALSRQVGKTRELLHTSDKESSQPFVQLFGSRPDAMATSARICVEEGFTLVDVNMGCPVKKVTKSGSGVQLMEQPKLAGDIVSAMHAAVGKYADITVKTRLGSVHGDERLIPLGEAVIAAGASMLTVHGRTRSDGFGGRADWRAIGQMCQGFKVPLVVNGDITCPTSLRRALKESGAQGAMIAREGYHRPWLFKQIAAELSGGVMSDPGRDAIVKLMLRHLELLELYCPDRAHVLMRKHGSWYTKGFSGGSAFRQQLNQCPDSHTVRQLLSAWRNEK, encoded by the coding sequence GTGCTTAAACCATTGTTGCTGCGTCATCAAACGGTAACTACCCCGTTGTTTATGGCACCGGTGGCCGGGGTTACCAATACACCATTTCGCATTATTGTCGGCGAATCAGGATGCCCACAGACTTTTACCGAGATGGTGAGCTCAGAAGCTCTGAGTCGTCAGGTTGGAAAAACTCGTGAGTTGCTGCACACGAGTGACAAGGAGAGTTCACAGCCCTTTGTGCAATTGTTTGGCAGCCGACCAGACGCGATGGCAACATCGGCCCGAATATGTGTCGAGGAAGGTTTTACCCTCGTTGATGTCAACATGGGTTGCCCCGTGAAAAAGGTGACAAAATCTGGATCTGGGGTACAGCTCATGGAACAGCCAAAACTGGCTGGCGATATAGTGAGTGCTATGCACGCTGCAGTGGGCAAGTATGCAGATATTACCGTAAAAACCCGTTTGGGAAGTGTTCACGGTGATGAAAGGCTTATTCCCCTTGGAGAAGCGGTTATTGCTGCTGGCGCCTCTATGCTTACGGTTCACGGTAGGACCCGTAGCGACGGGTTTGGTGGGCGTGCTGATTGGCGTGCTATCGGTCAGATGTGTCAAGGCTTCAAGGTTCCACTTGTGGTGAATGGAGATATAACGTGTCCAACCTCCTTGAGGCGGGCATTGAAGGAGAGTGGTGCCCAGGGGGCTATGATAGCCAGGGAAGGGTACCACCGGCCCTGGCTCTTTAAACAAATCGCAGCTGAGCTTTCTGGTGGAGTTATGTCGGATCCAGGTCGGGACGCAATAGTAAAGCTGATGCTACGTCACCTGGAGCTGTTGGAGCTTTATTGCCCTGACCGTGCACATGTGTTAATGCGCAAGCATGGCAGTTGGTACACTAAGGGTTTCAGCGGTGGCAGTGCCTTTCGTCAGCAACTCAATCAATGCCCAGATAGCCATACGGTACGACAGCTCCTGAGTGCATGGCGCAATGAAAAGTGA
- a CDS encoding ATP-binding protein — MDNNLKINLVVFYVLFTLVILATVWVSLQYIVNIIAEKSIDNKLSESKVHAYRVQSKTEDILSSYDIRSLNTSETDYRTLHHLMEDIRLRNEEIIYVTLMEPNGLVVLHTDRDMEGLVLNDTISINASLAEKPLIQSGLINSAEYSTEGFDIAIPIYYESAKVGVLRLGVSSVLIRDSLTTEVESLMRKNSIVFIVILFAVIALFLFMINQINRLRELQRRVSANERLAYIGSISSSLAHEIKNPLNAINLNIQLLEEDIRDEEMNRDEAMKTCHIVAEEVAHLNGLLNDFLIYSRIHSPRLKNESISKTIAAVVELFRRTCQETGITIQVEKTSPRNDTVAIDRNQIHQVLINIVKNSIEALQIRGNGKVSIAHSTDRRRHLITIEDNGPGMTPKQKEKIYDIFYSTKKEGTGLGLPIAKNIVEAHGGTMDIMSQPGQGTTVTIALPDIEA; from the coding sequence GTGGATAACAACCTGAAAATAAACCTCGTCGTATTTTATGTGCTTTTTACCTTGGTGATTCTGGCGACGGTATGGGTTTCGCTGCAGTATATTGTCAATATAATTGCCGAGAAGAGCATTGATAATAAGCTTAGTGAATCAAAGGTTCACGCCTATCGTGTACAGTCCAAAACCGAGGATATACTGAGTTCTTATGATATCCGCTCATTAAATACATCAGAAACCGACTATCGCACATTGCACCACTTGATGGAGGATATCAGGCTGCGCAATGAGGAAATCATATATGTCACCCTCATGGAACCAAACGGGTTGGTAGTTCTTCATACTGATCGCGATATGGAGGGTCTGGTTCTGAACGATACCATTTCTATCAATGCCTCCTTGGCAGAAAAACCTCTTATTCAATCGGGGCTTATCAATAGTGCTGAGTACAGTACGGAGGGCTTTGATATTGCGATACCTATCTATTACGAATCTGCTAAGGTCGGTGTTTTACGTCTCGGAGTTTCAAGTGTATTAATTCGTGACTCCTTAACTACTGAAGTTGAGTCTCTTATGCGCAAGAACTCCATTGTTTTTATCGTTATTCTTTTTGCTGTTATTGCACTTTTTCTCTTTATGATAAACCAAATTAATCGTTTGCGTGAGTTGCAGCGACGTGTCAGCGCTAACGAGCGTCTGGCCTATATCGGCAGCATCTCCAGCAGTCTGGCCCATGAAATCAAAAACCCCCTTAACGCTATTAACCTCAACATTCAGCTATTGGAGGAGGATATTCGGGACGAAGAGATGAATCGTGATGAAGCTATGAAGACTTGCCACATTGTTGCAGAAGAGGTGGCGCACCTCAATGGTTTGCTCAATGACTTCCTGATTTACTCTCGCATACACTCTCCACGATTAAAAAATGAAAGTATCAGTAAAACCATAGCAGCAGTAGTTGAGCTTTTTCGTCGTACCTGTCAGGAAACCGGCATAACCATTCAGGTGGAGAAAACTTCACCCCGCAATGACACAGTAGCGATCGACCGTAATCAGATACATCAGGTTTTGATCAATATAGTGAAAAACAGTATTGAGGCCTTGCAGATTCGCGGTAACGGGAAAGTCTCTATTGCTCACTCCACTGACCGCCGTCGCCATTTGATTACTATAGAAGACAATGGCCCAGGCATGACTCCTAAACAGAAAGAAAAAATATATGATATTTTTTACTCTACAAAAAAAGAGGGTACTGGTTTAGGATTGCCTATAGCCAAGAATATTGTGGAAGCTCACGGGGGAACCATGGATATAATGAGCCAGCCAGGACAGGGTACTACGGTAACCATAGCACTTCCGGACATAGAGGCATGA